Below is a genomic region from Erigeron canadensis isolate Cc75 chromosome 7, C_canadensis_v1, whole genome shotgun sequence.
tggtaaaaaatGCCCTACAACTTTTACatgagatgaggatcgaaccatgacctctgttttcaAATGGCAGAGTGTGATAAACCCCTTATCCAACCATGTTTGCTTTTATGTTATGATCTATATGCCCACTAATTAAAGATCTTttctattaattgtttaaattgTATATGGTGTAGTGTATTAGGAGGAAGCATAATAACAATAGGATTTTATGGGGTGGTATGGGGTAAAGCCAGAGAGTCAAAAGATGCACAACCAAATCAGATCACTGCTCCTTTGCTCGAGACACATGATGTTCTAGAACAAGGTTCATTAATTTCCTAACCCACTGAGAGTCGCAAgcaatgtatttatatatattagcgggtattatcggtattactGGTATTTGAGAGTTCTTCGATATTTTAATCTCGATATTAtttcggtattttcactatttcatatcggccggtattaccattccggtattttttttttatgggctTATGgatcttttaatattattttatttttgttgctAGCAAATATCTGAGGTTCAATCCGGATTACTTTAGTAGAAACTTTGAAACcaaaaaatatgtatgtaaatttTGTTTGATATATTATAAAGTTATAGCTTGAAATGGAAAATAAGAGTTTTTATTACATTGACTTAATAAAAAGGCTTTTCATATAGTAAgaaggaattttttttatttttttttttttcaataaaagatTAGGGATTTCATATTAACATTTGTGGCctattttttctttgaaaaaattaagaatGTATATGACTTCATTATTAgatataagttatttttataaaatgatgattttataacaattgttttattatttaatatacacGGGCTCATTGATAATCTTAAGACGAAAAGATATGGTGAtacaatttttgaaaattgacatatagttgtttaaaaaaaattagataagtacattttaatttatattggacttaggttaaaaataaaataaatcataaatcaattagaaaatgttttaaacttattataggatgatgtcataaatataaatatagaaaataaagaaataattgatataaataaatcaaataataacaagtaagcattaattaaaaattaatgatttcatgggaatcttgttttatttatatactagttaatcaacctgagcatttttaaagaaattttaaaagcaataaaaatctaaaaaaatgtatataacttttgttattgatatattataactcagcttgaagatattaaattgattaacacaataattatatatattagtacctattgcattaataaaacataaaaagacatttatgatattatataaaaaagtatttattttgttttctaataaaagaataatttttgtaaacatcataaataaaataaaccattttgaaaatatttaatgggatatttatctttaaaattttattaattagatatgacatcataaataactttaaaatatttttaaaaaaattgtagacATGTCACgtcataattgtttttaaaaatagtttaaaaaacaattattctttattatatatagagatagagataaagATTTATTATAAAGCTAAAGATTAATTTTTTGTGGAACTACATGTTCTAAATTACACTGAACTCTTTATATAAAGCCATAAATTAAGATCAATCCTCATCCATGACTTAAAGGTCGTTGATGTCCATAACATCCGTGAGTTAATTCAAAAGGTGAAGGTTAAATGGAGAATAGAAGGCGATGAGAATACAAAATACTTTCATTCCATAGTCAATCAAAGTAGAAGAACATCGTCGATTCAGGGCGTCAAAGTGGAGGGTAGGTGGGTAGAGGAACCTGACGATGTTAAAGCTGCATTCtttaacttcttttcaaataaatttaagCCTTTCTAACCTGCTCTATTAGGGTGGACGAAGTCGAGTAGGCAGGAGACCGGTACCGGTCTGGTACCGGTGTGCACACCGCCCCGACCTACTGGTGGGGAGGGGAGCACTTTGGGCACCACGGTGCCGGTTTGGATGCCGATGAATTCGAACGTTACAGCCAATAAAAAAACAAGCAAAGGGACCCACTAGGCAACGACTCTTTTcctcttctctttttctttcttctttttcttctcttcttctttgtaactcactgttttttttttctttcaaacacACAAAGCgcacacacacaaataacacacacatatatcatatatccaCATAATCATCTAAACAATCATGAAccatttcttcaacaatccTTTATTTCTTGACAATCATGGCCCAACACCCCCAAATTTTCAATCGGATTCGAGTTCATTCGACGAGACAGAACGGTATATTAATCTATTCACAATGGCGCATTATGCGATTCAACAAGATGTCCGTGATACTGCCTCCTCTTCAAGAACGTATACAAGACGGGACGATCGTGGTGAGTCTCACGACCGTCTTTTTCGAGATTACTTTGCCGAGGAACCGAaatttaatgagactttttttagacAATGGTTTCGTATGAGTAGACGGTTGTTTGTGAAGATAGCTTcagatttggaaaacaattttagtttttttcagaGGAAGATCGACGCGCGTGGTAAATGGGGGTTTTCGGCTTTACAGAGATGCACATCTGCAGTTCGCCAGTTAGGATACGGTAGTAATCCTGACAGTTTAGATGATTACCTAAATATGTCGGAAAGATCGTCACGTGACACCCTTAATGCTTTTTGTGATGGAGTCATTAAGTTATATCGGCATGAATACTTGCGTAGGCCAACGCGTACTGATACGCAACgcattcttgatcatcatgcaTCTTATCATGGTTTCCCCGGCATGTTAGGTAtatctttacttaatatatatatatatatagtttagttaataatgtatatatgtatatatatattacgtagtttagttaataatgtatatatgtatatatatatattacgtagtttagCTAATATTTTCGGTTTAATAAATGTGTTTATagggagtcttgattgtacacactggACTTGGGATAATTGTCCAGTAGCTTGGCGTGGCCAGTACACGCGAGGTGACCATCACGGGCCGACGATATCGCTTGAAGCAGTTGCATCACAGGATTGTTGGATTTGGCACGCATACTTTGGTGTTgccggttcaaacaacgacattaatgtgttgaaccaatctcctttgttcaatccttttgaagACGGCACAACACCGTTGGTTCCTTTCACTTTAGATGGAACCGAATATCGGTACCCGTATTATCTCATGGATGGGATCTACCCAAGATATGCGATATTTGTGAAAACGATTTCCCATCCAACCGGTGAGAAAAGGATTCGATATGCTAAGGCACGGGAAGCTGCAAGGAAGGATGTGGAGCGAGCTTTtggtattattaaaaaaaatggaaaatacttaGAGAACCGGCACGACAAATGGAAGAAACCCCCATCCGTAAGATCATGTATGCGTGATGAGGATCACGCTATAAGTCCTGATTACATTCTGGAACACTCGGTTGCGCCACAGCCATCTGATGAACGACTGTTTGAGATATATGACTCAAACGTTCACGAAGATCTTAagatggatctcattgaccatattcatcgcACATTCATCCCGGGAATCGATCGCTAGTTTAATCATGTATTGTGTTGTCGTTGCGtttaatattgtagtttgatgttttatttggttgttttattttgttgtttgttttatttttaatactatattagttttaatttatgaaataaaaagtttttatttgaataaaaattaaatggaaatgaaattaaatagaaaagagtggggaggggtggcgaggtgCTCTTAGCaaaaggggaggggaggggaggagaagaaaaatcggggaggggGAGGGAAGGAGTGGGCAAGCTCTCCCCCCACCCTTATAGTTTTCAAATGGCCAGTTCAAACAACTCATTGAAATAAATATAAGGGTAAAACGAAATTCATACATgaggtttgttcgaaactacactggttatgcctacaatttaaaaattacgcgattCATACCCactgttgtcaaaaacttacactaaccatacctatcgctgacagtcgtctatttgaccgttaagtcaagtcacatGTCATGCATGTGAgatatcaaaactgtaatttcaTACATACTTCAGGTTCTATCCTTGTAATTCACtataaaaataagtattaagaattttagagttttatttatacttcatttattaagttgggtagatatgatatttattatgaaacaataatttttataatgacaagtatatcgagaaaaatagttgatacaagaatgcatttattattaaacatgtcattattattttgttatatgtgtatattgaATATATCAAGGATGAGAACTATCAAAACCACTAAAATTTccacttttatatattattattaatttattctttttaataaaacctatttaaaaaaatatataattttaaaaagcaaTATAATTTTTTCGTATGGTTTGTTAACATCCCCCTTAGATTAGAGGAGTAAAGCAATATCGAATACTCGTTACGGTTTTAGAATATATCTCAAAGTTAGCAATTTGTAATATTTTGTGTTTAAAGTTCCAGGGTTAATCGTTAGTCTAATCTTAGATTTTCTAAGCCTAAACTTGTATCATATAATGACAtccttttatagattttttaatttttattttgaaattgattatatatatatatatgtgtgtgtgtgtgtgtgtgtgaattttaatatagaatatttacccactttaataaatgaaatataaatataaatatcttaataatttttattagggtgaattacacaaatgatacttgaagtatacacaaaattacggttttgatacctcacatgcacaacacgtgacttgacttaacgatCAAATTGATGGCCGTCagtgataggtatggtcagtgtaagtttttgacaacgatgggtatgactcgcgtaatttttaaattgtaggtatgaccaatgtagttttgaacaaacgTCAGGtgtaatttttgtaatttaccctaaataTAATGACCTGGTTAGTGTATTTTCGTTGAAAGAAGACGGTATGGCATTGTGGTGGTGAAAAATCACCAGACCCAGACGGATTTACTTTTGCTTTCTTAAATACTTTCTGGGATATTATGAAACAAAATGTGGTTCTCTTTGTCAATGATTTTTGGGCTATGGGCAATATTTCCAAAAGGGTGCAACGCCTCTCTTATTAACCTTATCCCAAAGGTTTTTGCCAAAGCGTATGACTCGCTCTCTTGGAATTTTTGTCTTCCATCGTGTCACACATGGGATTGAATGGCTTCGATGGATGAGATCTTGCATGGCCTCCTCTCGATCATCAGTTTTGATAAATGGGAGTCTAACTCCAGAATTTGAAATTGGTCATGGACTAAAGCAGGGAGATGCTATGGCCCCTTTTCTGTTTATAATTGCAATGGAAGGCCTTCCCATTAATTTAGACAATTTGGAAGTGATTCGGATAGCTCTAAATTCTTCTTTCTTGCATCAAGCTTGAAAATTAACATTCAGAAATCATCTATACTAAGGTGTGAATTAGTCATGAAGTAACCAGAGTAGCTTCTATATTTGGTTGCAAACCGGAATCTTTACCTTTCAAATACCTTGGGATCCCGATTGGAGCAAATATGTCGCGTACCAAGAATTGGAACTATTATTGAGAAATTCTCCAAGAGATGGTCAAGATGGAACGCTAATTTACTTTCCATAGGGGGCGAATGACCCTTACCATTTCGGTCCAAGGTGCGCTTGGAACTTACAATTTTTCTTTATATCGAGCTCCTGTTTCTGTTTTGAATAAAACTGAATCTATGAGGTCCAAATTTTTCTGGGGAGGAGATgaggagaaaaagaaaatggtatGGATTAAATGACCACCTGTGTTAGCATCGAAAGGTGTTGGCAAATTGGGTGTTGGTAGCCTTAAAGCCTTGAATCTTGCATTATTATATAAATGGCGTTGGTGTGTTCTTACTGATTCTTCATCAATTTGGGCTAAAGTTATTAGTACGGTACATGGAACTGATAGCCTCTTGTCATTTCAAACTAAAGGATCAGGTACATGGTCTTGCATTTGTAGTTGTTTTGCCTTGATACACTCGGCCCATCTTCTACCAGACACAATTATATCTAGACATATCTACAACAGAACTACCACAAACACATCAAACCCATAGCCAATTTTCAACCCAAAACAATGCACAGCCCGACCCATATCAAAATTTGAAAGACTAGGGAATATATGATCATCGGGTCGAAACCCGATATTGATCATTTTCTTGAAATATTGAAGGGCAAGAAATGGGAGCTCATTTTGGGCAAAACAATAGATAATTGAGCTCCAAGTTGTTGATATTTTGATATGGGTTTCCTGGAAAACAAGTTGGGAATGAAATGGGAGTTGGGTTTTGGAATACAAGTTGATTAAGTAGTGTGAGATGATTGGGATTGCTTGGTACCCAGAATTTTAGGATATGCGTGTGAAGTTGTAAACCTGTACGGATGTTTCTTGATTTAGTTGCAGAGAGAAGAAGGTTGCTTATATTTCTTTGGTTTTGTTCTTGTAATTGGGTCGTATCAAACATGTTTGAACATATGTTTGCCGCCATTCAGATCCTTCTTTTTCGTGTTTTTGAGTTATTTTCTAAACGAAAAGAAAGACGCTCTGAGGATTGAGATTAAActgaaatattattttaaattatctAAAGATaatttttagattaaaaataattaaacaattctttcaaattatattaattCATTTACTTTCTATTgttaaagaaaatcaaaaacacagatttatttaaaaaaatttcttttctcttaaTAAAACTCTAGAACACGATAACCATATCCAACTTGAGGAAATCCTCATCCTAATTTATGAGCTTGTTGATTTAGCATAGACCTAATGGCCTATCAAAATAGGGgatgatatttgtaccattttTTAATATACTTACCACAATGTACAACTATTATTACGGACTATACAAGTATTAAACGTATAAAtgtgataaaataataaattattatggTACTAATATCAATTCTCATTCCGAATAACCCCTCACTTTGTGACACTATTCACGTTACCtttttagttttacttttatacttaCACACTTGTTTTACCTTAGacaattactcgtattaattaatgagatttttttccGAATAAATCAAAGGCTATGAATCAcaatgtttatatttatttcatgtATATTCTTTAACGAGCTCTTTGTATATAAAAGATTAAAGTTGTAGTTAACagtgaagaaaaaaaagtttaaataagtTACGCAAAAGTTAAAATTTGCACTgatagaaaacatttttttaaaaaatttgtagcACTGCGTATCAAAATATAGAAGTTAAACGAGGAAACTTCCGAGGTAGGAAGATTCTCTTTATGTTGAATTGTCACACCTCACAAATGTAGAGTACAAATGCATTAATCGGTTATAGCATTAGAGGTAAGAGTGCAATCGGCAAAAGACATCGGCAACTTCTATTGCCAAGCATTGGCTCTGTAGCTTCCTTGTACACTATCAATTGGCAAGCATCGACACTTCTATTGGCTCTATCTATCGGCTATATTTGATTAATTGTGGCAACATTTGACAACAACAATTAACAAGCAAGATTCCCTCCttgttttttcttgttttgtctCTTTTTATGGCACTACACCATACATTTTTGCTAGAAGTAGGCAAGATTTGGTTAGAAATTGATATATCCATGTGACAAGCTTTGGTTTAAAAAGAGCCAAAATAAGGGGGCTTATTTGAGTACACCCCCTTAAGACATGATATAGGCTTTGGACCACGGGTATTTTAGTTGTCAGCATGAGACCATTATAAAGTATGCAGTTTTATATGAGACTACTAACCTATCACGGGTATTTTAGTTGTCACCATCATTTCatctatcatcatcatccatatATCTATGGGACTGTATACATTTATATTACACTTACAGTTGATTTCaccaaaacccatttttggCTTCTTTATTCTCTTTCACCCTACCAAGATCTCTGACTTCTATGCCACCCCCGCCATGCATGACCTTTTTCCGATTAAGAAGTTTTCCCATCTTAAAGTTTCTAAATCTTGAAGAAACCCATGATGTAGGTTATtaattttgttaagaaaaaaaggtATTAGTAAAAGGTTATTAATCTTGAAGGTATtaattttgttaagaaaaaaagtgCACCAACTCCGATCACCATCACTGCCAAGGCCGACTCTAAGGAAACTTGGGTCTAAGACAAGTTTGAAGAAAGGTCCCTAAGTTAAGAACAACAAATTTGACCTAGGGACCTAAAAACCAAAATATGTTTGTACCTAACGTCTTAACCATCAATCCAAAtgctaataatttatttataaatgtataGACAATACATAGAATATAATTTttacaagtatatgtatatatgaaaattgaaaatatgggCCCCTGAAAAATCGGACCTCGGACGGTCGTCCATTTTGTCCTATGCCTAAGCCCCCCATGATCACTGCCGTTGGCCACCACTCAACCGCCTCTCTTCGCACCACCCTAAAGCACCACAGTGCCACCACCACTCCATATCTCTATTAGTAAAAGTGGATCATCAGCATTGTTTGTATCTACATCTTTGGTCGACAAATTTCGAGATATGGAATTTTTGTGTGTATATGGGGTATATATGTGTATCtttatttcctttttgaagATTTCAATTATCAgcttatattatttctttgtttgtaatttgtaattttaagtttcaaattcAAGTTTTAGATTTATTGTTGGTTTCAAAatggaaacatatatatacagtgtATACGAGGATGTGggtataaaagaaacaaaactacAAAAGAGAAAAGGACCACACTACTTTCAACTTAAAGGGATGTGCGCAAATATCACGCCCAAAATAAAGGCAAAGAGCCAATGATTAACTCTGTACCCCTTGTCCCTTATATCAAAACAAGGTAAAATAACCATCCAATAGTTATAAAATCGAGTAATAACAAAGACATGAAGACATAAGTAAATATGTACgtaataatatatgaatatcAAGTCTTTCTTAGAATGATATTCTCCGTTCCATCAATGATAAATGAGAAAATGGAGTATGTAGTTGTTATACAACTCAAACTTGAGTgtggaacctctcacatactaattttttaatatatatgtaaatgctTGGcctcatgaattttatgaaataaaaaaaagatgtgAGGGTTCTACACCCAAACTTGGATATATAACAACAACATAAACCTTACCCTCATGACAAATATATCAATTTTGCCTTTAGTAAGTAAACTCAACTAcgaatattataatatatatatattaaaaacaaagtatcgaaaagcgtgtaaagaataatatatttttttattttttttattttcaccacataagtttcaatatttacatttttagaatactataatactttttagtaaactttttgttctatttattttcatcacaaaactttcaatctttacacttttagcactaaactataatatcttttagtaatagtatactttttattcttttactttcaccacagaagtttcaatctttacacttttagcattaaactataataccttttagtaaactttttaacgtgtaaagaatagtatattttttatttttatttttattttcaccatataagtttcaatctttacatttttagcattaaattataatactttttagtaaactttttgttttatttattttcaccacaaaactttcaatctttacacttttaacactaaactataatattttgtagtaatagtatactttttattctttttactttaaccacataagtttcaatctttacacttttagcactaaactataatactttttagtaaactttttattctttttattttcaacacaaagctttcaatctttacacttttagcactaaactataatatattttagtaaactttgtattctttttattttcaccacaatattttgaatttttacacttttagcactaaactttcattgtttttaattttcttttattttaaggtacggAAAAGCGTGTatagaatagtatactt
It encodes:
- the LOC122609204 gene encoding uncharacterized protein LOC122609204 translates to MAHYAIQQDVRDTASSSRTYTRRDDRGESHDRLFRDYFAEEPKFNETFFRQWFRMSRRLFVKIASDLENNFSFFQRKIDARGKWGFSALQRCTSAVRQLGYGSNPDSLDDYLNMSERSSRDTLNAFCDGVIKLYRHEYLRRPTRTDTQRILDHHASYHGFPGMLGSLDCTHWTWDNCPVAWRGQYTRGDHHGPTISLEAVASQDCWIWHAYFGVAGSNNDINVLNQSPLFNPFEDGTTPLVPFTLDGTEYRYPYYLMDGIYPRYAIFVKTISHPTGEKRIRYAKAREAARKDVERAFGIIKKNGKYLENRHDKWKKPPSVRSCMRDEDHAISPDYILEHSVAPQPSDERLFEIYDSNVHEDLKMDLIDHIHRTFIPGIDR